The Citrifermentans bemidjiense Bem genome window below encodes:
- a CDS encoding putative signal transducing protein, whose product MVRFYNPKDEADLARVEAILCKGGIEYFLRDAKAGAAKEIEVAEEDVPKAEELMLQDKTSK is encoded by the coding sequence ATGGTGAGGTTCTACAACCCGAAGGATGAAGCGGATCTGGCGCGCGTGGAGGCTATTCTCTGCAAAGGAGGGATCGAGTATTTCCTGCGAGATGCAAAGGCAGGCGCCGCCAAGGAAATAGAGGTGGCAGAAGAGGATGTGCCTAAAGCAGAGGAATTGATGCTGCAGGATAAAACAAGTAAGTAA
- a CDS encoding pyridoxamine 5'-phosphate oxidase family protein has product MINEEIRHFVDRVGHAFVATADAEGNPHLAAGRGISIMEPDRLVFESWFCQTSLKNLDENASVAVVIADPVTGNGFQFLGRVEKTVDTAVLNGYAPELEPTGLPQVQWRLEIRVEKVMVFTADAHSDRPLG; this is encoded by the coding sequence ATGATCAACGAAGAGATCAGGCATTTCGTAGATAGGGTAGGGCATGCCTTTGTGGCTACTGCCGATGCCGAAGGGAATCCACACCTGGCGGCGGGTCGGGGCATCTCCATTATGGAACCGGACAGATTGGTGTTCGAGTCGTGGTTTTGCCAGACCAGCCTGAAGAATTTGGATGAAAATGCCAGCGTGGCGGTCGTCATCGCCGACCCGGTTACCGGAAACGGGTTTCAGTTCCTGGGGCGGGTGGAAAAGACGGTGGACACTGCGGTGCTGAATGGCTATGCGCCCGAACTGGAGCCCACCGGTCTCCCCCAAGTACAGTGGAGGCTGGAGATCCGGGTGGAGAAAGTAATGGTCTTTACGGCCGACGCCCACTCGGACCGCCCCCTGGGGTAG
- a CDS encoding rhomboid family intramembrane serine protease, whose amino-acid sequence MGRDEGGCVKEAAPIPPESAFQVTPGEGSDILAAMENEQEENSESVEEWVAVPPTKVEAKAGTRLAQRRARLWALVLEARYIENRVELEGGGWQVLVPKSRLEDACRELRLYVEENRNWPPFLPPVRPMAKNTLPTLCLLLLLATFHNLTNLDLTLMGRQPVDWAEIGSAHASAILRGEWWRVITALTLHADALHLMSNLAIGGFFVIYLCRDLGSGLAWTLLLASGACGNLANAYIQLPSHNSVGSSTAVFGAVGILGAISMMRYRHHLRRRWPLPVAAALALLVLLGTEGERTDLGSHLFGFCFGSLFGVVAELLMGYLGQPKRLVNALLALASASVVIAAWISALSSQG is encoded by the coding sequence ATGGGGCGCGACGAGGGAGGCTGCGTCAAGGAGGCGGCGCCGATTCCCCCGGAATCCGCTTTCCAAGTGACTCCGGGTGAAGGATCTGACATACTTGCCGCCATGGAAAACGAGCAGGAAGAAAACTCGGAGAGTGTGGAAGAGTGGGTGGCGGTGCCGCCGACCAAGGTGGAAGCCAAGGCCGGGACGCGCCTTGCCCAGCGCCGTGCTCGGCTTTGGGCTCTGGTGCTGGAAGCGCGCTACATCGAAAACCGGGTCGAGCTTGAAGGGGGAGGATGGCAAGTACTGGTCCCAAAATCACGGCTGGAGGACGCCTGCCGCGAACTGCGCCTTTACGTCGAGGAGAACCGCAACTGGCCTCCTTTCCTGCCTCCGGTCCGCCCGATGGCTAAAAACACGCTCCCCACCCTGTGCTTACTGCTGCTGCTCGCCACCTTCCACAACCTGACCAACCTCGACCTGACCCTGATGGGGCGCCAACCGGTGGACTGGGCCGAGATTGGCAGCGCTCATGCCAGCGCCATCCTGCGTGGCGAGTGGTGGCGCGTCATCACCGCGCTAACCCTGCACGCGGACGCGCTGCACCTCATGAGCAACCTCGCCATCGGCGGGTTCTTCGTCATCTACCTCTGCCGGGACCTCGGCTCAGGGCTCGCCTGGACTCTGCTTCTGGCCTCAGGGGCCTGTGGGAACCTCGCCAACGCCTATATTCAGCTCCCAAGCCACAATTCGGTCGGCTCCTCCACAGCGGTCTTCGGGGCGGTAGGCATCCTGGGGGCGATTTCCATGATGCGCTACCGGCACCACCTGCGCAGACGCTGGCCCCTGCCGGTCGCTGCGGCGCTCGCGCTGCTGGTGCTTCTGGGCACCGAAGGGGAACGGACCGACCTGGGTTCGCACCTCTTCGGCTTCTGCTTCGGCTCCCTATTCGGTGTGGTTGCGGAACTTCTGATGGGATATCTGGGGCAGCCGAAGCGGCTGGTCAACGCGCTCCTCGCGCTGGCCAGCGCCTCAGTAGTCATCGCCGCCTGGATATCAGCACTTAGTTCTCAGGGGTAG
- a CDS encoding response regulator, protein MKCLIVDDEVFCRDFVATLLSATADCHQAGNGVEALEKYNAALTADDPFDLVIMDIMMPGMSGHDAAKAIRHIEKEQKPTKRVNIVMLTALNSSNDAMESFCNAQSAAYLVKPVSKDGLFNVLSKLGLMKR, encoded by the coding sequence ATGAAGTGTTTGATAGTAGACGACGAAGTCTTTTGCCGCGATTTCGTGGCCACCCTCCTCAGTGCGACGGCTGATTGCCATCAGGCGGGCAACGGCGTCGAGGCGCTTGAGAAGTACAACGCGGCGTTGACGGCGGATGACCCCTTCGACCTCGTCATCATGGACATCATGATGCCCGGCATGAGCGGCCATGATGCAGCGAAGGCAATCCGGCATATCGAGAAGGAGCAAAAACCGACGAAAAGGGTAAATATCGTCATGCTGACTGCACTCAACTCCTCCAACGACGCCATGGAGTCCTTTTGCAACGCGCAGTCCGCTGCGTACCTGGTCAAACCGGTCTCCAAGGATGGGCTTTTCAATGTGCTTTCGAAGCTGGGGCTTATGAAGCGATAG
- a CDS encoding dihydrolipoamide acetyltransferase family protein, whose translation MNEIVMPKLSDTMTEGRLVSWKKRVGETVTRGEVIAEVETDKANMELEAYVSGELLEIRVQTGDLVPVGTVIAVVGKAGEKGAGATQQSAPVPHVEPEPARPQEEAPAGPPAAPKPEPGGGEPVSSAAEPPGAKGAKPGTAVDLVPPEGEKQAPAAPPWPGAEESQPAGEPKEPYRPESLQEGAAPSAELATGAGREKAAPMVRRCARELGVDLAQVQGSGPEGRILLTDLKLQKKESAPAGQAPQAAAEAAPAPQGEGPRPMSRLRSAVARTVTESWHNIPHFTVTVDVEMDEAEAVRRQLKQGGMPVSVNDLIVKAVALALSQFPQLNASFTPEGLQFHSDINIAIAVGMSDGVLMPVLSACQKRSLLDIAQEAKKLVERARSGSLSEQEMHGGTFSISNLGMFGVGSFSAIIYPSQSGVLAVGTVSEVARVNSGVLNSTKVMKVTLSADHRVVDGAYAAQFLAGLKEILENPVRLLI comes from the coding sequence ATGAACGAGATCGTCATGCCGAAACTGTCCGACACCATGACCGAGGGGAGGCTAGTCTCCTGGAAGAAGAGAGTAGGGGAGACGGTGACCCGCGGCGAGGTGATTGCCGAGGTCGAGACCGACAAGGCGAACATGGAACTGGAAGCCTACGTCTCGGGCGAGTTGCTTGAGATAAGGGTGCAGACTGGGGACCTGGTGCCGGTAGGAACGGTGATCGCCGTCGTCGGCAAGGCCGGTGAAAAGGGAGCTGGCGCTACGCAGCAGTCGGCACCGGTGCCGCACGTGGAGCCTGAACCGGCAAGGCCGCAAGAGGAGGCTCCCGCCGGACCCCCGGCCGCGCCGAAACCAGAGCCAGGTGGGGGAGAGCCTGTATCGTCAGCCGCAGAGCCGCCTGGCGCGAAAGGGGCGAAACCTGGCACGGCCGTCGACCTTGTTCCACCGGAAGGGGAAAAACAGGCCCCGGCCGCGCCTCCCTGGCCCGGCGCTGAAGAGTCGCAGCCTGCCGGCGAGCCGAAAGAACCGTACCGCCCGGAGTCTTTGCAGGAGGGGGCCGCCCCGAGCGCTGAGCTTGCAACCGGAGCCGGGCGGGAAAAGGCTGCACCCATGGTCAGACGCTGTGCCCGTGAGCTGGGGGTTGATCTCGCCCAGGTACAGGGAAGCGGTCCTGAAGGGCGCATTCTGCTCACCGACCTGAAGTTGCAAAAGAAGGAATCTGCGCCGGCTGGTCAAGCTCCCCAGGCTGCCGCTGAAGCGGCGCCCGCGCCTCAGGGCGAGGGGCCGAGGCCGATGTCGCGGCTGCGGAGCGCTGTCGCCAGGACGGTGACCGAATCCTGGCATAACATCCCGCACTTCACAGTCACCGTGGATGTCGAGATGGACGAGGCTGAAGCGGTCCGGCGCCAGTTGAAGCAAGGCGGCATGCCGGTCAGCGTCAACGATCTCATCGTGAAAGCGGTGGCTCTGGCGCTCTCACAGTTCCCGCAGCTGAACGCGAGCTTTACGCCGGAAGGGCTGCAGTTCCATAGCGACATCAACATAGCGATAGCGGTAGGTATGTCTGATGGCGTTCTCATGCCGGTGCTCTCGGCTTGCCAGAAGCGCTCGTTGCTGGATATCGCACAGGAAGCAAAAAAGCTCGTGGAACGTGCCCGCTCCGGCAGCCTCAGCGAACAGGAGATGCACGGCGGGACCTTCTCCATTTCCAACCTCGGCATGTTTGGTGTCGGTAGTTTCAGCGCCATCATCTATCCCTCCCAGTCGGGAGTACTTGCCGTCGGGACCGTCTCCGAAGTCGCCAGGGTAAATTCAGGCGTGCTGAACAGCACAAAGGTCATGAAGGTCACCCTTTCCGCCGACCATCGTGTGGTTGACGGCGCCTATGCCGCACAATTTCTGGCCGGATTGAAGGAAATCCTGGAGAACCCAGTCCGGCTTCTCATCTGA
- a CDS encoding alpha-ketoacid dehydrogenase subunit beta, giving the protein MPEMTYRDAINLALKEEMRRDKKVVVYGEDVALYEGAFKVTRGLLSEFGELRVRDCPISENTIVGVAVGAAMAGVRPVAELMTVNFALLAMDQIVNHMAKVRYMFGGQTSVPMVIRMPGGGGSQLGAQHSQSLESYFMHCPGMLVAYPATPADAKGLLKSSIRTDNPVIFLEHELLYNSKGEVPEDPEHLVPFGKASIMRAGDAVTLIGYGRMSILCLQAAQLLEKEGVSCEVIDLRTLTPLDSETFLSSVSKTGRAVVVEECWRNAGLGGDIASRIYERCFDTLLAPVRRISGLDVPMPYSRKIEKVCIPQVEGIVQGVRDLLNESY; this is encoded by the coding sequence ATGCCTGAAATGACCTACCGCGACGCCATTAACCTGGCGCTTAAAGAAGAGATGCGGCGTGACAAGAAGGTGGTGGTCTACGGTGAAGACGTAGCCCTCTACGAGGGGGCCTTCAAGGTGACCCGCGGGCTGCTCTCCGAGTTCGGCGAGCTGAGGGTCCGAGATTGCCCGATTTCGGAAAACACCATCGTCGGGGTGGCCGTTGGCGCCGCCATGGCTGGGGTTCGGCCGGTAGCCGAACTGATGACGGTAAACTTCGCGCTCCTTGCCATGGACCAGATCGTGAACCACATGGCGAAGGTCCGCTACATGTTCGGCGGCCAGACCTCGGTCCCGATGGTGATCAGGATGCCGGGCGGCGGGGGGAGCCAGCTGGGCGCCCAGCACTCGCAGAGCCTGGAAAGCTACTTCATGCACTGCCCCGGGATGCTTGTTGCTTATCCCGCGACCCCGGCCGACGCCAAAGGGCTCCTCAAGAGCTCGATCCGTACCGATAACCCGGTGATATTCCTTGAGCACGAGCTTCTCTACAACAGCAAGGGAGAAGTTCCCGAAGACCCCGAGCACCTGGTTCCGTTCGGCAAGGCCTCCATCATGCGCGCAGGCGACGCGGTGACGCTCATCGGCTACGGTCGCATGTCCATCCTGTGCCTGCAGGCGGCGCAATTGCTCGAGAAGGAAGGCGTCTCCTGCGAGGTGATCGACCTGCGCACCCTCACCCCGCTCGATAGCGAGACCTTCCTTAGCTCCGTGTCGAAGACCGGCCGGGCGGTCGTGGTGGAAGAGTGCTGGAGGAATGCGGGGCTTGGGGGGGATATCGCGTCGCGCATCTACGAGCGCTGTTTCGATACCCTGCTGGCGCCGGTCAGGCGCATCTCCGGGCTCGACGTGCCGATGCCCTATTCGCGCAAAATCGAGAAGGTCTGCATCCCGCAGGTCGAGGGGATAGTGCAGGGCGTCCGGGATCTTCTAAACGAATCATACTGA
- a CDS encoding response regulator transcription factor — translation MGIRIILADDHVMFREGMRALLEREEDMVVVAEAGDGVSVVEKTLENMPDVVVLDLSMPGMNGTEAASVIHQKVPGIGIIILSMHSDRQYVIEALKLGVKSFILKEWAFQELVTAVRCVFKDTSYLSPRLSDIIISGLADEGKPLGKYSLTPREEQAYRLLVAGKNCKEIGYELKISSKTVETYRLKVMKKLNISNIAQLVNHAVQEGIVGRPESF, via the coding sequence ATGGGCATCAGGATAATATTAGCTGATGATCACGTCATGTTTAGGGAAGGAATGCGTGCGCTTTTGGAACGCGAAGAAGATATGGTGGTGGTTGCAGAGGCCGGTGATGGGGTCTCGGTGGTCGAGAAGACTCTTGAAAATATGCCGGATGTAGTGGTTCTGGACTTGAGCATGCCAGGTATGAATGGGACCGAGGCTGCCAGCGTCATTCACCAAAAAGTTCCGGGGATAGGAATAATCATCCTCTCAATGCACAGTGACCGACAGTATGTCATCGAGGCTCTAAAGTTAGGGGTTAAATCGTTCATTCTGAAAGAGTGGGCTTTTCAGGAATTGGTAACTGCAGTTCGCTGCGTTTTTAAAGACACTTCATATCTAAGTCCCCGTCTGAGTGACATAATAATTTCTGGCCTTGCTGATGAGGGAAAGCCTCTCGGCAAGTATAGCCTAACCCCACGTGAGGAGCAGGCATACCGGTTGCTGGTCGCGGGCAAAAATTGCAAAGAGATCGGCTATGAGCTCAAAATTTCTAGCAAAACAGTCGAGACTTACAGGCTGAAGGTCATGAAAAAGCTAAATATCTCGAACATAGCACAGCTCGTCAATCACGCAGTGCAAGAGGGCATAGTCGGAAGACCTGAATCCTTTTGA
- a CDS encoding sensor histidine kinase, translated as MDSIEDIQSKKKTVSKKQFPSDRKLHNLLRHVPVVLFQYQKHGDGRHSFPYISDGLTKLFHVRSCKAPTDASGFFSKLHCDDVGIVIASLADSAENLSLWQQEFRIKMERQYWIEAAATPILLKDGSYLWSGYAREISERKVLEQDLRKAKEDLMRLIEERTHKLTKANTKLHALNQEIREEIDQRVKLEKSLKESYELLSLLAANLVFSEERERRRIATELHDDVVQHLALCKLRLDMGLKDGTPSRVLQEELVGELVRTMQQIRRICYDLSPPVLYDFGILKALQNLGETMTQAAALQFSFQHDQEKLELPNHICTVLYQTAKELLTNVIKHATASQILVTITKSDELVRLSVTDDGVGFLSSCKKGFGLSHIQQRVAFLKGNLSISSGPDKKTVVTVEIPAPGPN; from the coding sequence ATGGACAGTATCGAGGACATCCAAAGCAAAAAAAAGACAGTTTCCAAAAAGCAATTCCCGTCAGATAGGAAGCTCCATAACCTTTTACGACACGTGCCGGTAGTGCTGTTTCAGTACCAAAAGCATGGCGACGGTCGTCATAGCTTTCCGTATATCAGCGACGGCTTGACGAAACTTTTTCATGTTCGTTCCTGCAAGGCGCCAACAGATGCTTCTGGTTTTTTTTCAAAGCTTCACTGCGATGATGTGGGTATTGTCATTGCGTCACTCGCCGACTCGGCAGAGAACCTATCTCTTTGGCAACAGGAGTTTCGTATCAAAATGGAGCGGCAATATTGGATAGAGGCAGCGGCCACTCCAATCTTGCTAAAGGATGGTAGTTACTTGTGGAGTGGGTATGCGAGAGAGATAAGCGAGAGAAAGGTATTGGAGCAGGATTTAAGGAAAGCTAAGGAAGACTTAATGCGGCTGATAGAGGAACGGACCCATAAGCTGACTAAAGCCAACACAAAACTGCACGCCCTAAACCAGGAGATAAGAGAAGAGATTGACCAGCGCGTCAAACTAGAGAAAAGTCTAAAAGAATCGTATGAGCTTTTGTCTTTGCTTGCCGCGAATCTAGTCTTCTCGGAAGAACGAGAGCGGAGAAGAATTGCAACAGAATTGCATGATGATGTGGTGCAGCATCTGGCGCTTTGCAAACTCAGACTCGATATGGGACTCAAGGACGGGACTCCCTCGCGTGTATTGCAGGAAGAACTTGTCGGCGAACTTGTAAGGACAATGCAACAGATCAGACGCATCTGCTACGACCTAAGCCCTCCAGTGCTGTACGATTTTGGAATTCTTAAAGCGCTGCAAAATCTCGGAGAAACAATGACCCAGGCAGCCGCTTTACAATTTTCATTTCAACACGACCAGGAAAAGCTTGAATTACCAAATCATATATGCACTGTACTGTATCAAACGGCCAAAGAGTTGCTTACTAATGTGATAAAACATGCAACTGCGAGCCAAATATTGGTAACCATAACAAAAAGTGACGAATTGGTCAGGCTATCGGTAACCGACGACGGAGTTGGCTTCTTATCTTCTTGCAAGAAGGGTTTTGGGTTGTCACATATTCAGCAAAGGGTAGCCTTCCTCAAAGGGAACCTGAGCATCTCCTCAGGACCCGACAAAAAGACTGTTGTGACAGTCGAAATCCCTGCGCCCGGCCCGAATTAA
- a CDS encoding bacteriohemerythrin: MLLISWHADFSVGIPIIDEHNQQFIKLINMVSEQFGQGFCTESRTVLLKTVVSLSRFYFEYEERWMAKVAFSELSGHKRDHDAFMARILPCVEGDAGDDAQLLQFLNDWSLEHFNLHNPKVKRYVLEYSERLNKIN; encoded by the coding sequence ATGCTGCTGATCAGTTGGCATGCTGATTTTTCTGTTGGAATTCCGATAATCGATGAACATAATCAGCAGTTTATTAAGCTGATTAACATGGTCTCTGAACAATTCGGCCAGGGGTTTTGTACTGAAAGCCGCACTGTCCTTTTAAAGACTGTTGTTTCCCTGAGTCGCTTCTATTTTGAATATGAAGAGCGTTGGATGGCTAAAGTCGCTTTTTCAGAATTGTCCGGGCATAAAAGGGACCATGACGCATTCATGGCGCGTATCCTCCCGTGTGTTGAAGGTGATGCAGGTGACGATGCTCAGTTACTGCAGTTCTTGAACGACTGGAGCCTTGAGCACTTCAACTTGCACAACCCCAAGGTTAAACGATATGTCTTAGAGTATAGTGAGCGGCTAAATAAAATTAATTAA
- a CDS encoding response regulator, which yields MYKNNDDICRMNILVVDDDLDIGKMICTMLTKNYPTQNVLYAENAYAVSKITDSVSIDIYILDVLMPVINGIELSFMLSKRSPNHAVVLMSVCKEYELIQRCYETGAKFFIHKPLDFDKFFSNLDSLMIETFYKRFYRDKRLRHML from the coding sequence ATGTACAAAAATAATGATGATATTTGCAGGATGAATATCTTGGTTGTTGACGATGACCTGGACATCGGCAAGATGATTTGCACTATGTTGACGAAAAATTATCCGACACAGAACGTATTATATGCTGAAAACGCTTACGCTGTTTCGAAAATCACCGATAGCGTAAGTATAGACATATACATACTAGATGTACTAATGCCTGTTATCAATGGAATTGAACTTTCCTTCATGTTATCAAAACGAAGTCCTAACCATGCAGTAGTTTTGATGTCTGTTTGTAAGGAGTATGAGTTGATACAAAGATGTTACGAAACTGGTGCAAAATTTTTTATACATAAGCCATTAGACTTCGATAAATTTTTTTCCAATCTCGATTCGTTGATGATCGAAACATTTTATAAACGCTTCTACAGAGATAAGAGGTTGCGACACATGCTCTGA
- the pdhA gene encoding pyruvate dehydrogenase (acetyl-transferring) E1 component subunit alpha produces MADNLNDLLPEEDLLKFYEQMVLCREFEESCAEQYSKGHITGFLHLYSGQEAVAVGCTAGLQPADYVLSAYRDHAQAIVRGADPKRVMAELFGKATGLCKGKGGSMHLFAPELNFMGGYAIVGGQFPIAIGLAWGSQLQEQDRITACFFGDGSMNQGTFHESLNWARLWDLPVLFICENNFYGIGTEVHRASAQAALHRRTCGYDIPSEKVDGMDVVAMYQATKRAAEWVREHQRPYFIEAVTYRFRGHSMSDPAKYRSSSEAEVWKSRDPIPNLSRRLQEEGIADQARLDEINRNALAQVQEAVRFAEDSPWPEDSEIWSDIYV; encoded by the coding sequence ATGGCGGACAATCTTAACGACCTGCTTCCCGAGGAGGATCTGCTGAAATTCTACGAGCAGATGGTGCTTTGCCGCGAGTTCGAGGAGAGCTGTGCCGAGCAGTACTCCAAGGGGCATATCACCGGCTTCCTGCATCTCTATAGTGGCCAGGAAGCGGTCGCCGTCGGCTGCACCGCCGGGCTGCAGCCTGCCGACTACGTGCTGTCGGCCTACCGCGACCATGCCCAAGCCATCGTAAGGGGGGCCGATCCCAAGAGGGTCATGGCAGAACTCTTCGGCAAGGCGACCGGCCTTTGCAAGGGTAAAGGGGGGTCGATGCACCTGTTCGCGCCCGAGCTGAACTTCATGGGGGGGTACGCCATCGTGGGTGGGCAGTTCCCCATCGCCATCGGGCTTGCCTGGGGGAGCCAGCTCCAGGAACAGGACCGCATCACCGCCTGTTTCTTCGGCGACGGCTCGATGAACCAGGGGACCTTCCACGAGTCGCTTAACTGGGCGCGGCTTTGGGACCTCCCAGTACTCTTCATCTGCGAGAACAACTTCTACGGCATAGGGACCGAGGTGCACCGCGCCTCCGCCCAGGCAGCACTGCACCGGCGTACCTGTGGCTATGACATACCGAGCGAGAAGGTGGACGGCATGGACGTGGTAGCCATGTACCAGGCGACCAAGAGGGCGGCGGAGTGGGTGAGGGAGCACCAGCGCCCCTACTTCATAGAGGCGGTCACCTACCGGTTCCGCGGCCACTCCATGTCTGACCCCGCCAAGTACCGTAGTTCCTCCGAGGCCGAGGTCTGGAAAAGCCGCGACCCGATACCGAACCTCTCGCGCCGCCTGCAGGAGGAGGGAATCGCCGATCAGGCGCGCCTGGACGAGATAAACAGGAATGCCCTGGCCCAGGTCCAGGAGGCCGTCCGCTTCGCCGAGGATTCCCCCTGGCCTGAGGACTCCGAAATCTGGAGCGATATCTACGTGTGA